The Buteo buteo chromosome 6, bButBut1.hap1.1, whole genome shotgun sequence genomic interval TACTGGGAAGCACAGATGGCATTGTGCTGACTGAGCAGAGCTTCCAGGAAAAGCAATTCTCTCCTGATAACATGACCCTTGCTGGGGCCCACCAGACTCCCTTATTCACTTGTAAGAAAAtctcctgcttctcttttctcaGTCCCACCACCTGCATACTGCCCAGTTCTAGTCACAAGGGTAACAGCCACCCCACCACAGAGGACTGAGCTCCAGCAGCTGGCATGCCTGGGGTGTTAGGGGACCATGAGGATGTGAGATACTGCATAGCATCATAAATCTTGTAGTTTGGGAGGCCAAAAGAGTATCTCAGCAAAGGCTCTCTGATTTACCTGGAGCAGCCATAGCTCTGCGATTGCTGAGTgtgtatgaggaaaaaaaggtgtatATTTTAAACACATCAGCAAATTGAAACGATACAGTTCCCACTCTCCAGAACCAGCCAGGGGAAAATGATAAAACATTTCTCAGACAGGAGAAAGTACATTTGCCTCTGTCCCGTGGTGCCATTGTGGCCTCCTTTTTTTCAAGCCACTTTGGTAAGCTTGATGTCCCCTGAGATCTGCAAAGCTTTCACCAAGTTCAGGGGCTGAATGCGGTGAGTGAAGTCACAGAGCTGCCGTCCATCAAGCAAGACTCGTATTTGCTGGTGTTCACACAAAAGCTCCATCTGCAATGGAAAAGGACAGGGGAGGCTGTTAGAgatcagcagcagagctgattTCACCAGCAGGGACTTAGAACCCCATGTGATGGTGATAGTGCAGCACAAAGTCTACCAGTTCTTCTGAAATGCCCCTAATAAATAACCTACCCTCTGCTGAGATGATACTGTAAAGCTCCTTGTAGTGAGTTCTCTCACTAAGACTAGAGAAAGGAATGGATCTCTCCCACTGGGGCTTGAACTGTTGCTCTCTGTGCCATACTAGACTAGTTAACCTGGCAATGTCAATAGTTAGCTGTGGTCATGTATGTAGCTTTCagcctttttcccctccttttctccaccCTATTCATAGTAACCCCAAAATTACCTTAAACGTGTCGCCTGCTGTAAATGGGAAGTAGGGAAtagtcttctcttctcttccccattTCCCAGCA includes:
- the LOC142032170 gene encoding galectin-related protein A-like isoform X2 gives rise to the protein MKLTVIGMVHSNPKSFSVTLLCDPVDANKDVGLLFTVNFSDKSITRNARIAGKWGREEKTIPYFPFTAGDTFKMELLCEHQQIRVLLDGRQLCDFTHRIQPLNLVKALQISGDIKLTKVA